In Zhaonella formicivorans, one DNA window encodes the following:
- a CDS encoding DUF6385 domain-containing protein — protein sequence MPNFKVFQDVPDQARVKIFGSNDVAFNTDSSGNLTITSTGLAITAPANGLTVTAPASGLSITPPTGGLSITPPTNGLSITSTGLAITAPANGLTVTAPASGLSITPPTGGLLITTTGLAVATATTDVSATRANITDTAGTPDTTYTVLDLKTWTFGVVNNSLVANAQALVTLQISPDGTTWNDHVGPVTINQNALQTFVSSIFLKYARLYYSAVSAASAVTLNIFFQGQS from the coding sequence ATGCCTAACTTTAAAGTCTTTCAAGATGTACCTGACCAGGCAAGGGTAAAAATATTTGGTTCCAATGATGTGGCATTTAATACCGACTCTTCGGGAAACCTTACTATCACTTCCACCGGCTTGGCTATTACTGCTCCTGCCAACGGTCTCACTGTCACTGCGCCGGCTTCCGGTCTATCCATCACGCCGCCCACCGGGGGGCTGTCCATTACACCGCCGACCAACGGCCTCTCCATCACCAGCACCGGCTTGGCTATTACTGCCCCTGCCAACGGTCTCACTGTCACTGCGCCGGCTTCCGGTCTATCCATCACGCCGCCTACAGGGGGGCTGTTAATCACCACTACAGGCCTGGCAGTTGCTACCGCAACAACGGACGTATCGGCTACCAGGGCAAACATCACGGATACCGCTGGCACACCTGACACGACTTATACTGTGCTGGATTTGAAAACATGGACTTTTGGCGTAGTCAATAATTCTCTCGTAGCAAATGCCCAGGCACTGGTCACACTCCAGATCAGCCCGGACGGAACAACCTGGAATGACCATGTTGGCCCGGTTACTATTAACCAGAACGCACTGCAAACTTTTGTATCATCCATCTTCTTGAAATACGCTAGACTTTATTACAGCGCTGTCAGCGCCGCCAGTGCCGTAACTTTAAACATCTTTTTCCAAGGACAGTCCTAA
- a CDS encoding glycosyltransferase family 2 protein, translating to MESKISLCMIARNEEQNLRRCLKSVQGVVDEIIVVDTGSTDNTCQVAREAGAVVRSFIWNDNFSDARNASLEGATGEWILFLDADEELPRESCEVLRRLTSNEDVEGYFVKIVSLIGSEGWTETCPDLIFRLFRNRPEYRFRGAIHEQIADVILEKNPKAAYRIAEDFVIIHYGYLDSQISEKDKKNRNLKIIEKELEQEQGNRLLRYHYGVELYRAQRYEEAALELIRAANGIDPNTIYLPKLLRYIVLAYQSAAQPAQALNVALLGLKFFPNYADLYYYAGLLYLELKQYSSAYEYLLKAISMPEQPAQYASFAGIRGFRAYYHLGQIAQTFLDYEEALRFYIASISDNPNFIPALESMVRILNPRQNPQYTKECLEKVCEFCTPHANQAMAEIYLRQGAYGLALHYLEKSLDSSGVRLWRAICLIQERRYLEALRILEAYTRESEFYPLVKLNELIIFWLQGKKRKVRTLLAELHSLGLAQDTANVLSLIDSLQGKKEVSQVFLGQDGMALFLDILFRLLYMKELEKALDILNGVHAESLEPHLLTIAQAFYDYGQIEPAENLLRQYVEQRQDGKAYYLLAEICREKGSYLEAEQHYQRAIEFSPDEPRHYISLIRLYDEQRRQILDEALRKYPEAPVFKKLTGEVSATS from the coding sequence ATGGAGAGTAAAATAAGTTTATGTATGATTGCGAGAAATGAAGAACAGAACCTGCGCAGGTGTTTAAAGAGTGTGCAGGGAGTTGTAGATGAAATTATTGTGGTGGATACCGGCTCTACCGATAATACATGCCAGGTAGCCCGGGAAGCAGGGGCAGTTGTTCGTTCATTTATTTGGAATGACAATTTCAGCGACGCCCGGAACGCCTCTCTTGAGGGGGCTACCGGCGAGTGGATTTTATTTCTGGATGCCGACGAGGAACTGCCCAGGGAGAGCTGTGAAGTGCTGCGCAGGTTAACAAGCAACGAGGATGTTGAGGGTTATTTCGTTAAAATAGTCAGCTTGATCGGGAGCGAGGGATGGACTGAAACATGTCCAGATTTAATTTTCCGCCTTTTCAGGAACAGGCCGGAATACAGGTTTCGGGGGGCAATTCATGAACAGATTGCCGATGTGATTCTGGAGAAAAACCCAAAAGCAGCCTACCGGATTGCGGAGGATTTTGTCATCATTCATTACGGCTACTTGGACAGCCAGATCAGTGAAAAAGACAAGAAGAACAGGAATTTAAAGATAATCGAAAAAGAACTGGAACAAGAGCAGGGAAACCGGCTGTTAAGGTATCATTACGGGGTGGAACTGTACCGTGCTCAAAGATATGAGGAAGCGGCATTGGAATTAATAAGGGCGGCCAACGGCATAGATCCTAACACGATTTATCTACCTAAGCTGCTTAGGTATATTGTCTTGGCTTACCAGTCAGCCGCCCAGCCGGCCCAAGCCTTGAATGTGGCTTTACTGGGCCTTAAGTTTTTTCCCAACTACGCCGACTTATACTATTATGCCGGGCTGCTCTACCTGGAATTAAAGCAGTACAGCTCAGCTTATGAATATTTGTTAAAAGCCATATCCATGCCTGAACAGCCCGCCCAATATGCATCCTTTGCCGGGATCAGGGGCTTTCGGGCCTATTACCACCTGGGGCAAATCGCCCAAACCTTTTTAGATTATGAAGAGGCGCTGAGGTTTTACATTGCCAGCATAAGTGATAATCCAAATTTTATTCCTGCTTTAGAAAGTATGGTCCGGATTCTCAACCCCCGGCAAAATCCCCAGTATACCAAAGAATGCCTGGAAAAAGTGTGTGAATTTTGCACGCCTCACGCTAACCAGGCAATGGCCGAAATATATTTGCGCCAAGGGGCCTACGGGTTAGCTTTGCACTATTTGGAAAAAAGCTTGGACTCCTCTGGGGTCAGGCTGTGGAGAGCCATTTGCCTCATCCAGGAACGGCGCTACCTGGAAGCACTGCGAATTCTAGAGGCCTATACCAGGGAAAGTGAGTTCTACCCGCTGGTCAAGTTAAATGAATTGATTATCTTTTGGCTCCAGGGAAAGAAGCGCAAGGTGCGGACTTTACTGGCTGAGTTGCACTCCCTGGGTTTGGCCCAGGATACGGCTAATGTCTTAAGTTTAATTGACAGTTTGCAGGGGAAAAAAGAGGTTAGCCAGGTATTTTTGGGGCAGGACGGAATGGCGCTGTTTCTGGATATCCTGTTCAGGTTGCTTTATATGAAAGAACTTGAGAAAGCGCTGGATATTTTAAACGGAGTTCACGCGGAATCTTTGGAACCGCACCTTCTGACCATTGCCCAAGCATTTTATGATTATGGACAGATTGAGCCAGCCGAAAACCTTCTTCGCCAATATGTGGAGCAAAGACAGGACGGGAAGGCCTATTACCTTCTGGCAGAGATCTGCCGGGAAAAAGGCAGCTATCTTGAAGCCGAACAGCACTACCAGCGTGCTATCGAATTCAGCCCAGATGAGCCTCGGCATTATATCAGTTTGATCCGGTTGTACGATGAACAGCGCAGGCAAATATTAGACGAGGCGCTGCGGAAATATCCCGAGGCCCCGGTGTTTAAGAAGCTGACCGGGGAGGTGTCTGCAACCTCGTGA
- a CDS encoding glycosyltransferase, with amino-acid sequence MKERITLILIVKDEEKKLPKCLQSVQGHVDEIIIVDTGSTDNTVEIASRFTDKIYRYPWEGDFSAARNFALAQASGEWILSLDADEELVSGEGDLQRLINTGQNVEAYLLSLHYPTADSSGAYNIFHVLRLFRNNGRYFFQGKIHEQVVVQERGVVGVADRPSIRHKLLSTKERNRKRERNLALLKKACSREPDNLFLQYYLGVEWLMLGKPQKALPYLKQSYEQLTDEHLLFRAPALRYLIMCLQALGRLEEAICLCLEADIKYPDYTDIYYLGGVLFEEKKEYQLAVKWLKQAVLCGSPPALYSHLHGTESFLAYYHLGYCTEMLGQKEEAKENYEKALQANPHYVYPLYNLFMLFCTAHGPKATLAYLREKGLLADAQMAKEAANLFFISGYANLAYSCLADFKASAEVARELKLDLAKYAVLSGRARQGLELLNTVSEDKVLRAEASIYCLLAHLLLGEFTQARTLALALWKQSDSRCLGHAFLCLIQVLDKGTMPICPLKIREEDVLEQLIKIFDLCSYYLPERSSEADSFYFKLKSGLEALCTNISAEGCLSLAECYGQRAGNWRSFCANKFGLKGK; translated from the coding sequence GTGAAAGAGCGCATCACGTTAATCTTAATTGTTAAAGATGAAGAAAAAAAACTGCCAAAATGTCTGCAGAGTGTGCAAGGGCATGTAGACGAGATCATAATCGTAGACACAGGCTCAACGGACAACACAGTAGAAATTGCCAGCCGGTTCACAGATAAAATTTATCGCTATCCCTGGGAAGGCGACTTTAGCGCCGCCCGCAATTTTGCTTTGGCGCAGGCCAGCGGCGAATGGATTCTTTCTTTAGACGCCGATGAAGAACTGGTTTCCGGGGAGGGGGACTTGCAGCGGTTGATCAACACAGGGCAAAATGTAGAAGCTTATCTCTTATCCCTCCATTATCCGACCGCCGATTCTTCCGGGGCATACAATATATTTCACGTGCTGCGGCTGTTTCGTAACAACGGGCGCTACTTTTTTCAGGGCAAAATCCATGAACAGGTTGTGGTGCAAGAACGAGGGGTTGTAGGGGTGGCAGACCGGCCAAGCATCAGGCACAAGCTGCTTTCGACCAAAGAGAGAAACCGCAAAAGGGAAAGAAACCTGGCACTCTTGAAAAAGGCATGTTCCCGGGAACCTGACAACCTTTTTTTGCAGTATTACCTGGGAGTGGAGTGGCTGATGCTGGGAAAACCCCAAAAGGCCTTGCCTTATTTAAAGCAGAGCTATGAACAGCTTACTGATGAGCATTTGCTTTTTCGCGCACCTGCCTTACGCTATCTAATTATGTGTTTACAGGCTTTAGGCAGGCTGGAGGAGGCAATCTGTCTCTGCCTGGAAGCTGATATAAAGTACCCTGATTATACCGACATTTACTATTTGGGCGGGGTGCTTTTTGAAGAAAAAAAGGAGTACCAGCTGGCAGTAAAATGGCTCAAACAGGCAGTACTTTGCGGTTCACCTCCGGCGCTTTACAGTCATTTACACGGGACGGAAAGCTTTTTAGCCTATTATCATCTGGGCTATTGTACTGAAATGCTGGGCCAGAAGGAAGAGGCAAAAGAAAATTATGAAAAAGCGCTGCAGGCTAATCCGCACTATGTTTATCCCCTTTACAACCTCTTTATGCTCTTCTGTACTGCACACGGACCCAAGGCTACCCTGGCTTATTTGCGGGAGAAGGGGTTATTGGCCGATGCTCAAATGGCCAAGGAGGCAGCCAACTTGTTTTTTATATCAGGTTATGCAAACCTCGCCTACAGCTGCCTGGCAGATTTCAAAGCGTCGGCAGAAGTAGCTCGAGAACTGAAGCTGGATTTGGCTAAATATGCTGTCCTGTCCGGCAGGGCACGGCAGGGTCTTGAGTTGTTAAATACTGTCTCAGAGGATAAAGTTTTAAGGGCTGAGGCTTCTATTTACTGCCTCCTGGCGCATCTGCTTTTGGGCGAATTTACGCAGGCAAGGACTCTTGCGTTAGCTCTGTGGAAGCAATCCGACTCCAGGTGCCTGGGCCATGCCTTTTTATGTTTAATCCAGGTACTGGATAAAGGTACCATGCCAATTTGCCCGTTGAAAATACGGGAAGAGGATGTCCTGGAACAGTTGATCAAAATCTTTGATCTCTGCAGCTATTATCTGCCGGAACGGAGCAGCGAAGCGGACTCCTTCTACTTTAAGCTGAAGAGCGGCTTGGAAGCATTATGCACGAATATTTCTGCCGAGGGCTGCTTGAGTCTGGCTGAGTGCTACGGACAGCGGGCGGGAAACTGGCGAAGCTTTTGTGCAAATAAGTTTGGTTTAAAAGGAAAGTGA
- a CDS encoding glycosyltransferase: MNKKPTVSLCMIAKDEEEMILKSIKSVQHLVEEIIVVDTGSQDRTPELAAQAGALLFHYPWNQNFAHAKNYALEQASSEWILVLDCDEVLQDVSTQEFARLLSCQEVEGFFLQIKSFLGDGQEVAWDQAVRLFRNKPEYRFRGAIHEQVTSSILEGNRGRGLVQAPLIINHYGYLDTQLRKKDKFKRNTLIIKRELIRQPDDPFLLYCLALEHYQRDEVDAGLVCLEKAIKLMRGTEGYFQDAILIAALGYFKLGRIYELCNYTSKALEVFPEHPDLLLLRGIAFLSTGRCLEAAADLNKALEAPESKVIPDCKILSLLGDAYNLAGHYQQAVKAYLAALSRSPGLLYPLTQVLGIMQSGSGRCYFNELCRFTTVAVKKAIGLGLIEAGEIPLALVILLLSLYHLLLDDICNQELVSLSETFLSTLFKLANSAQKENVINYVMAAGKEMRCVAAALYAGLDCSLFPAKKQMRLLLEQLLLLCVHEICAAYAPSPYNMVGS; the protein is encoded by the coding sequence ATGAATAAAAAACCCACCGTCAGCTTGTGTATGATCGCCAAAGATGAAGAAGAAATGATTTTAAAAAGCATTAAAAGCGTGCAGCATCTAGTGGAGGAAATCATAGTTGTGGACACCGGTTCGCAGGACCGGACACCTGAGCTGGCCGCCCAGGCAGGGGCCCTGCTTTTTCATTATCCCTGGAATCAAAATTTTGCCCATGCCAAGAATTACGCTTTGGAGCAGGCATCTTCCGAGTGGATATTGGTGCTGGACTGTGATGAGGTTTTGCAAGATGTTTCTACGCAGGAATTTGCCCGGCTGCTCTCTTGCCAAGAGGTGGAGGGCTTTTTCCTCCAGATCAAAAGCTTTTTGGGAGATGGCCAGGAAGTAGCCTGGGACCAAGCAGTCAGGCTGTTTAGGAATAAGCCGGAGTACCGTTTTCGAGGTGCTATCCACGAACAGGTGACTTCGTCAATCCTGGAAGGCAACCGGGGGCGCGGTCTGGTTCAGGCGCCCCTGATAATTAACCATTACGGCTATTTAGATACACAGCTGCGCAAAAAGGACAAATTCAAACGCAATACACTGATTATCAAGAGGGAATTAATCAGGCAGCCGGATGACCCGTTTCTTTTATATTGTTTAGCCCTGGAACACTACCAGCGGGATGAGGTCGATGCGGGGCTGGTCTGTTTGGAAAAAGCCATTAAGCTCATGAGGGGAACAGAAGGGTATTTTCAGGATGCAATTCTCATTGCCGCCCTGGGTTACTTTAAACTGGGGAGGATATATGAGCTGTGTAACTATACCAGTAAAGCACTGGAGGTGTTTCCTGAGCACCCTGACCTGCTGCTGCTTCGGGGAATTGCATTTCTCAGCACGGGGCGCTGCCTGGAAGCCGCTGCAGATCTGAATAAAGCACTTGAAGCTCCAGAGAGCAAAGTTATCCCCGACTGTAAAATATTGAGTTTATTAGGAGACGCCTATAACTTGGCTGGACATTATCAACAAGCAGTGAAGGCGTATTTGGCGGCCCTCAGCCGGTCTCCCGGGCTGCTTTATCCATTGACACAGGTGCTGGGGATTATGCAAAGCGGCAGCGGACGGTGCTATTTTAATGAACTGTGCCGGTTCACTACAGTTGCAGTAAAAAAAGCAATTGGGCTGGGGCTGATTGAAGCTGGAGAGATACCCCTGGCCTTAGTGATTTTGCTGCTCTCCTTGTACCATTTGCTTCTGGATGACATCTGCAATCAGGAGCTGGTTTCCTTAAGTGAAACTTTTCTGTCAACACTGTTCAAATTAGCCAATTCAGCCCAGAAAGAAAACGTTATCAATTATGTTATGGCTGCAGGGAAAGAAATGCGCTGCGTAGCTGCGGCCCTGTATGCCGGGCTGGACTGCTCTCTCTTTCCCGCCAAAAAACAAATGAGGCTGCTTTTGGAACAACTGCTGCTGCTCTGTGTTCACGAAATCTGCGCGGCTTATGCGCCGTCTCCGTATAATATGGTTGGCAGCTAG
- a CDS encoding glycosyltransferase, translating into MKKRVLIASPVRQKESILAEFLESLERLDTSGLTVDFAFIDDHNDHDLLNKFAEGKDNVRILASHGEDAYLCDETTHHWREDLIWKVATFKNKFIDLALKEEYDFLFLVDSDLYIHPKTLSHLTVLGKDIVAEVFWTKWVPGIQPLPQVWLSDNYRLYHAKRGEELTEEEIRQRSGEFLQQLKIPGTYKVGGLGACTLISRSALARGVSFKEIYNLGLIGEDRHFCVRAAALGLELYADTHYPPYHIYRESELAGLDEYKQQIGVKPAPVHLTPQKGSRITLAMLVRNEADRYLTRVLQHAARYIDAAVILDDASEDNTVEVCRQALQGIPLIIHSNNGPHFHNEIVLRKQLWEMAAGTGPDWILILDADEIFEERAPAVLKELARRPDVYYYSFRLYDMWDESHYREDAYWSAHKWYRPFMVRYIPDFNYTWKETPLHCGRFPVNIDSFKGENSELRIKHLGWLKPEDRLKKYFRYKALDPDSRYGVAEQYQSILDPRPNLLPWRD; encoded by the coding sequence GTGAAGAAGCGGGTGTTAATAGCGAGCCCTGTTCGGCAGAAAGAAAGTATTCTGGCCGAATTTTTGGAGTCCTTGGAACGGTTGGACACCTCAGGCCTAACCGTGGATTTTGCCTTTATAGATGATCATAACGACCATGACTTGTTAAACAAATTTGCAGAGGGAAAAGACAATGTCCGGATACTTGCTTCCCATGGGGAGGATGCTTACCTGTGCGATGAAACCACCCACCACTGGCGGGAAGACCTGATCTGGAAAGTGGCCACTTTTAAAAATAAATTTATAGACTTAGCCTTAAAGGAAGAATACGACTTTCTTTTTCTGGTCGATTCGGACCTTTACATTCATCCTAAGACCTTAAGCCATTTAACTGTCTTGGGCAAGGATATAGTGGCTGAGGTTTTTTGGACGAAATGGGTACCGGGGATTCAACCGCTTCCCCAAGTGTGGCTTAGTGACAACTATCGGCTCTATCACGCCAAGAGGGGAGAGGAGTTAACCGAAGAAGAGATAAGGCAAAGGAGCGGGGAATTTTTGCAGCAGCTAAAAATTCCCGGCACTTATAAGGTAGGGGGATTGGGGGCTTGTACCCTGATCAGCAGAAGTGCACTGGCCAGGGGAGTATCGTTTAAGGAGATCTACAATTTGGGTCTAATTGGCGAAGACCGCCATTTTTGCGTCCGGGCAGCTGCCTTAGGGTTAGAGCTTTATGCCGACACCCATTACCCTCCTTACCATATTTACCGGGAGTCGGAGCTGGCAGGACTGGATGAATACAAGCAGCAAATAGGCGTAAAGCCGGCTCCTGTCCATTTAACCCCCCAAAAAGGAAGCAGGATAACTTTAGCCATGCTGGTCAGGAATGAAGCTGACAGGTACTTGACAAGAGTGCTCCAACATGCGGCCCGGTATATTGATGCAGCAGTTATCCTGGACGATGCCAGCGAAGATAATACGGTTGAAGTCTGCAGGCAGGCGCTGCAAGGCATCCCGCTAATCATCCATTCCAACAACGGACCTCATTTTCACAACGAAATTGTCTTGAGAAAACAGCTTTGGGAAATGGCGGCAGGCACAGGACCTGACTGGATTTTGATTTTGGATGCCGATGAAATTTTTGAGGAACGGGCGCCAGCTGTTTTAAAGGAACTGGCCCGGCGCCCTGATGTGTACTACTATTCCTTCCGCCTGTATGACATGTGGGACGAAAGTCATTATCGCGAAGATGCTTACTGGAGTGCCCACAAATGGTATCGCCCTTTTATGGTAAGGTATATCCCGGATTTTAATTACACCTGGAAAGAGACGCCGCTGCACTGCGGGCGGTTTCCTGTAAATATTGACTCCTTTAAAGGAGAAAACAGTGAGCTGCGAATTAAACACCTGGGTTGGTTAAAACCGGAAGACAGGTTGAAAAAATATTTCCGTTATAAAGCACTGGACCCTGACAGCCGGTACGGAGTGGCGGAACAGTATCAGTCAATCCTCGACCCCAGGCCAAACCTGCTTCCCTGGCGAGACTAG
- a CDS encoding CAP domain-containing protein — MVKLINEERTKAGLKPLEVDMRLVQTARAKSQDMISNNYFGHNSPVYGSPYQQMKAAGIDDYSVLGGENIAGNSSVEAAHKAFMNSPGHWANILDPRYTHLGIGIVSGGPYGMMITQHFAGK; from the coding sequence ATGGTTAAGCTTATAAACGAGGAACGTACAAAAGCCGGGCTAAAACCTTTAGAGGTGGATATGCGCTTAGTGCAAACTGCTAGGGCAAAGAGCCAGGACATGATCAGCAACAATTATTTCGGGCATAACTCGCCGGTTTACGGCAGCCCTTACCAGCAGATGAAAGCTGCGGGTATCGATGACTATTCGGTGTTAGGCGGGGAAAATATCGCCGGTAACTCTTCAGTTGAGGCTGCACATAAAGCATTCATGAACAGCCCGGGACACTGGGCTAATATTTTAGACCCCAGGTATACTCATCTAGGTATTGGGATTGTTAGCGGAGGACCTTACGGGATGATGATTACTCAGCATTTTGCCGGAAAGTAG
- a CDS encoding IS110 family transposase — protein MKYNQNSRILQITEKTLIIGVDVASETNYARAFDYRGVELAKLLKFNNDNNGFKTFSEWVKSVAKQQQKQQVMVGMEPTGHYWFTFAQHLKDHQLKIVLVNPFHVKRSKELDDNNPTKNDRKDPKTIAMLVKDGRYMEPYIPEGIYSDLRNAMETRLRLVKQLNSIRNRVKRWISIYFPEFNRVFGDWEGKAAIVTLKEFPTPDKVLEKGVEGIVASWRKEISRAVGVRRASQLVEAAKISVGVREGLRAAQNELATLLEEYEMLQRQYERTMALIEELAMQIPGIEEMLKIKGVGLIAAAGFIAEVGDITRFEHPKQVQKLAGLSLKENSSGKHKGQTTISKRGRKRLRSLLFQGIMPIVAKNNEFKELHQYYTTRPQNPLKKKQSLVLLCCKLIRIFYTLLRKGVAYDPQKMMSDIRRQELQEAA, from the coding sequence ATGAAGTATAACCAGAACTCAAGAATTTTGCAAATAACAGAAAAGACTTTAATCATTGGTGTAGATGTAGCTAGCGAGACAAATTACGCCAGAGCTTTCGATTACAGAGGCGTAGAACTAGCTAAGCTACTAAAATTCAATAATGACAACAACGGCTTCAAGACATTTTCTGAGTGGGTAAAAAGTGTGGCAAAACAACAGCAGAAGCAGCAGGTAATGGTTGGGATGGAGCCTACGGGACACTATTGGTTTACCTTTGCCCAGCATCTTAAGGATCACCAGCTGAAAATAGTACTAGTGAATCCGTTTCACGTAAAGCGAAGCAAAGAATTGGATGATAATAATCCGACCAAAAATGACCGAAAGGACCCAAAAACCATTGCCATGCTGGTAAAAGACGGTCGATACATGGAACCGTACATTCCCGAAGGAATTTACAGCGATTTACGAAATGCAATGGAAACCCGCTTAAGATTAGTGAAGCAGCTTAACAGCATCCGAAACAGAGTTAAACGCTGGATAAGCATATATTTCCCGGAGTTCAACAGAGTCTTTGGGGATTGGGAAGGCAAAGCAGCAATAGTAACGCTAAAAGAGTTTCCAACACCGGATAAAGTACTTGAAAAAGGCGTCGAAGGCATAGTTGCCAGCTGGAGAAAAGAAATCAGCAGAGCTGTTGGAGTTAGACGAGCCAGCCAACTAGTTGAGGCAGCAAAGATATCAGTAGGAGTACGAGAAGGATTAAGAGCAGCTCAAAATGAACTTGCCACACTACTAGAAGAATATGAAATGCTGCAGAGGCAATATGAAAGGACAATGGCTCTAATAGAAGAATTAGCCATGCAGATTCCCGGTATTGAAGAAATGCTAAAAATCAAGGGAGTAGGCCTCATAGCAGCAGCAGGGTTTATAGCTGAAGTAGGGGATATTACAAGGTTTGAACATCCAAAGCAGGTACAGAAGCTGGCGGGACTAAGCCTGAAAGAAAATAGCTCAGGAAAGCATAAGGGCCAAACAACTATTAGCAAACGAGGGCGAAAAAGGCTAAGATCGTTGTTATTTCAAGGGATTATGCCCATAGTGGCTAAGAACAACGAATTTAAAGAACTACACCAGTACTACACAACAAGGCCACAGAACCCGCTCAAAAAGAAACAGTCGCTAGTACTCTTATGCTGTAAGCTCATAAGGATATTTTACACCTTACTGAGAAAAGGCGTAGCTTATGACCCACAAAAAATGATGAGTGATATAAGAAGGCAAGAATTACAGGAAGCCGCCTAA
- a CDS encoding CAP domain-containing protein has product MKKCLFKPLAVLSLGAIVFMQIHLVPANASWYAQRILQLRNQQASSDTPTKGINPSKQPGNAPAPPTNSGSAPAPQPSAAISGEQQLMVDLINKERAKAGLKPLKIHEGLMEIAQKKSQDMKDNNYFSHTSPTHGSFTKMVSNAGISYRAIGENLAQARDVQTAHKLLMASQPHKDNILRSYYTHVGIGVAHTKYGVIVTQLFIMQ; this is encoded by the coding sequence ATGAAGAAATGCCTGTTTAAACCTTTAGCGGTCCTCAGCCTTGGTGCCATAGTATTTATGCAGATTCATCTTGTACCTGCCAATGCCTCGTGGTACGCTCAACGGATTCTCCAATTGCGCAACCAACAAGCTAGCAGCGACACGCCTACAAAAGGGATAAACCCTTCCAAGCAACCGGGTAATGCTCCGGCTCCCCCAACCAATTCAGGCTCAGCGCCCGCCCCACAACCGAGCGCTGCAATTAGTGGCGAGCAGCAGCTGATGGTCGACCTCATAAACAAGGAACGGGCAAAAGCCGGTCTGAAGCCTTTAAAGATTCATGAGGGACTGATGGAAATTGCTCAAAAGAAAAGCCAGGATATGAAGGATAATAATTATTTTTCCCACACTTCCCCGACTCATGGTTCCTTTACCAAGATGGTTTCTAATGCTGGTATTAGCTATCGCGCCATAGGCGAAAACCTGGCTCAAGCCAGAGATGTACAAACAGCCCATAAACTGTTAATGGCCAGCCAACCCCATAAAGACAATATTCTGAGGTCATACTATACTCATGTAGGAATAGGTGTAGCTCATACCAAATACGGGGTAATTGTTACACAGCTGTTTATCATGCAGTAG
- a CDS encoding Veg family protein, whose product MATKKALTEIKQYLDASVGKRIKLKANRGRKKVVERLGVLEQTYPHIFVVKLDEKRNAARRVSFSYTDILTETVELTIYKDKDHEEKEQIV is encoded by the coding sequence TTGGCAACCAAAAAGGCACTGACCGAAATAAAACAATATCTTGATGCCAGCGTAGGAAAAAGAATTAAGCTTAAAGCAAACCGTGGGCGCAAAAAGGTTGTGGAACGGTTAGGAGTATTGGAACAAACCTACCCTCACATCTTTGTAGTTAAACTGGACGAAAAGCGTAATGCAGCCAGAAGGGTGTCTTTTAGTTATACCGACATTCTTACAGAAACAGTGGAGCTTACTATATACAAAGATAAAGACCATGAGGAAAAAGAGCAGATTGTTTAA